The proteins below come from a single Cylindrospermopsis raciborskii Cr2010 genomic window:
- a CDS encoding SAM-dependent methyltransferase, whose protein sequence is MENLNLVIDLHKDQQRQGPGGNRETKLAIELSGIKNHSGLKIADIGCGTGASALILAKELQASIIAVDIATEFLDKLHKKAIEHGVSDRIITMTSPMEELPFVENQLDVIWGEGSIYNMGFENGIKYWKNFLKEDGILAISEITWLTDERPQEIEDYWNTQYGEINTASRKMMVLEKNGFSPIGYFPLPDYCWKENYYNPLVSSFDDFIRRHTDIVAAAEIVKQERSEIELYHKFNKYFGYGFYIARK, encoded by the coding sequence ATGGAGAATCTTAACCTGGTAATTGATCTTCACAAGGATCAACAAAGACAAGGACCTGGGGGAAACAGAGAAACTAAACTTGCTATAGAACTCTCAGGAATCAAGAACCATTCCGGACTTAAAATTGCTGATATTGGTTGTGGCACAGGCGCATCAGCACTTATTTTAGCAAAAGAGTTGCAAGCATCTATAATAGCAGTAGACATAGCTACTGAGTTCCTAGATAAACTTCACAAGAAAGCAATTGAACATGGAGTCAGTGACAGAATAATTACAATGACCTCACCAATGGAGGAATTACCTTTTGTGGAAAACCAGTTGGATGTCATCTGGGGAGAAGGTTCAATTTACAATATGGGGTTTGAGAATGGTATCAAGTATTGGAAGAACTTTCTCAAGGAAGATGGCATTTTGGCAATATCTGAAATCACTTGGTTGACTGATGAACGTCCACAAGAAATTGAGGACTACTGGAACACTCAATACGGCGAAATCAATACGGCCTCACGGAAGATGATGGTTCTTGAAAAAAACGGTTTCTCACCAATAGGATACTTTCCGCTTCCAGATTACTGCTGGAAGGAAAATTACTACAATCCATTGGTGTCAAGTTTTGATGACTTCATTCGGCGACATACTGATATTGTAGCAGCAGCAGAAATCGTGAAACAAGAAAGAAGTGAAATTGAACTCTACCACAAGTTCAACAAGTACTTTGGGTATGGTTTTTACATTGCCAGAAAGTAG
- a CDS encoding ABC transporter permease — MKTDINLPSVTSPSLMVSETGSSFIGEITQETLALTRRLFIQLQRRPSTLIAGIIQPVMWLVLFGALFQNAPQGLFGSTANYGQFLAAGVIVFTAFAGALNAGLPVMFDREFGFLNRLLVAPLASRFSIVFASAIFIISQSLLQAAVIVGAAAMLGAGLPDINGLVAIALIVFLLALGVTAISLGLAFALPGHIELIAVIFVSNLPLLFASTALAPLSFMPEWLKIVVALNPLSYAIEPIRHLYLNSDWELNDVVMEVFWGNVSFGGSLLVLLGFAIVALLSIQSQLRKTLA; from the coding sequence ATGAAGACAGATATCAATTTACCATCAGTTACTTCTCCCTCCCTTATGGTCTCTGAAACTGGATCTAGTTTTATAGGAGAAATCACTCAAGAAACCTTAGCTCTAACCCGTCGTCTATTTATTCAACTACAGCGTCGTCCTTCTACCCTCATAGCTGGTATTATTCAACCAGTAATGTGGTTAGTGTTATTCGGCGCATTGTTCCAAAATGCCCCCCAGGGTTTATTTGGTTCCACTGCCAATTACGGACAATTTTTAGCTGCTGGTGTGATAGTATTTACCGCTTTTGCTGGGGCTTTAAATGCCGGTTTACCGGTTATGTTTGATCGGGAATTTGGCTTTTTAAACCGGTTACTGGTAGCACCTTTAGCTTCTCGGTTTTCTATTGTGTTTGCTTCTGCTATTTTCATCATTAGCCAAAGTTTACTTCAAGCAGCAGTGATAGTCGGTGCAGCAGCAATGCTAGGAGCAGGACTACCAGATATTAATGGACTAGTGGCGATCGCCTTGATCGTATTTTTACTGGCATTGGGAGTTACAGCTATTTCCCTGGGTTTGGCCTTTGCTTTGCCTGGACACATAGAACTAATAGCAGTAATTTTTGTAAGTAATTTACCTCTATTATTTGCTAGTACAGCCTTAGCTCCATTATCTTTCATGCCAGAGTGGTTAAAAATCGTAGTTGCTCTCAACCCTTTGAGCTATGCCATAGAACCAATTAGGCATTTATATCTCAATAGTGATTGGGAACTAAATGATGTGGTGATGGAGGTGTTTTGGGGTAATGTTAGCTTTGGAGGATCCTTGTTAGTATTATTGGGATTTGCAATAGTGGCTTTATTAAGCATTCAATCCCAATTACGCAAAACCTTAGCCTAA
- a CDS encoding AAA-like domain-containing protein codes for MKEFNTVGICQIEKHYMCDVTAKFNRCSQLIESGKYFAINFPRQHGKTTMQNLLAKSFEKVETYLVISTSFEGIGDLPFESEKNLAGMIPVVFAKGLFFNHPELADWLEGEARKIENFQQLSRFISDWVSKSGLKIVLLLDEIDKASNNQVFINFLSLLRDKYLAAAQGRDATFHSVVLIGIHDVKTLKLKLTTGEERKLNSPWNIAVDLDIEFTFTQQEIEPMLVEYAREHILTIDSHLLAQLLFYYTNGNPFLISKMCQVIDEVYMRENKRPWASEDIDAAYTYLVDGAYTTTHFDDIDKNLENNEDLFHLVKDIVINGMALKFNVSNPVIAKGKVYGILRGNEQGLCDISNKIYEYRILDYLLSKQETDHGLLDRYRDSGFISGGRLNIELILERFQWFMQEHHSSKDNDFLESNGRMLLMSFFRPIINGKGYLFKENVTAEDRRMDLVVTYNNQRYVIELKIWYGEKRLQDGLDQLCSYLDSYRLNEGHIIVFNFNKNKAYDTRKIVHRGKRLTAVFV; via the coding sequence ATGAAAGAGTTCAACACAGTCGGCATTTGTCAGATAGAAAAGCACTACATGTGCGATGTGACAGCAAAATTCAATAGATGTAGTCAACTGATAGAAAGTGGCAAATATTTTGCCATCAATTTCCCCCGCCAACATGGGAAGACCACCATGCAGAATCTGCTGGCAAAAAGCTTTGAGAAGGTGGAAACATATCTGGTAATCAGCACCAGTTTCGAGGGGATTGGCGACCTACCATTTGAAAGTGAGAAAAATCTGGCGGGCATGATACCTGTGGTTTTTGCCAAAGGATTGTTCTTCAACCACCCGGAACTAGCGGACTGGCTTGAAGGTGAAGCCAGGAAAATAGAAAACTTCCAACAACTTTCAAGATTTATCAGCGATTGGGTTAGTAAGTCTGGGCTAAAAATTGTTTTGCTGCTGGACGAAATTGACAAAGCCAGCAACAACCAGGTGTTCATCAATTTCTTGTCCTTGTTACGGGACAAATACCTAGCAGCAGCACAAGGTCGAGATGCCACCTTTCATTCCGTAGTACTGATTGGTATCCATGATGTGAAGACCTTGAAGTTAAAGCTTACCACGGGTGAGGAGCGCAAGCTGAACAGTCCTTGGAACATTGCTGTAGACTTGGATATCGAATTCACCTTCACCCAGCAGGAAATTGAACCCATGCTCGTGGAATATGCCCGTGAGCATATACTCACCATAGACTCTCATTTATTGGCTCAGCTTCTGTTTTACTATACCAATGGTAATCCTTTCCTTATTAGCAAGATGTGCCAGGTCATTGATGAAGTTTATATGCGTGAAAATAAGCGACCTTGGGCATCTGAGGACATCGACGCAGCCTACACATACCTAGTGGATGGAGCTTATACCACGACCCACTTTGATGATATTGACAAAAACCTGGAAAACAACGAAGATCTTTTCCACCTGGTCAAAGATATTGTGATCAATGGTATGGCATTGAAGTTCAATGTCAGCAATCCAGTTATTGCCAAGGGCAAAGTCTATGGAATACTAAGGGGAAACGAGCAGGGTCTCTGCGATATCAGCAATAAAATCTATGAATACCGAATTCTTGACTACCTACTTTCTAAGCAGGAAACTGACCATGGCCTCCTTGACCGATACCGAGACAGCGGATTCATATCTGGTGGAAGACTCAATATTGAGCTAATCTTGGAGAGATTCCAGTGGTTCATGCAGGAGCATCATTCATCTAAAGACAACGATTTTCTGGAGTCCAACGGGCGTATGTTGCTCATGTCTTTCTTTCGCCCGATCATCAATGGTAAGGGATACCTATTTAAGGAGAATGTGACTGCGGAAGACCGTAGGATGGATTTGGTGGTTACCTACAACAACCAGCGTTATGTGATCGAACTGAAAATCTGGTACGGTGAAAAGCGGCTCCAGGATGGACTTGATCAGCTTTGTAGCTACCTAGATTCGTACAGGTTGAACGAGGGACATA
- a CDS encoding DUF2214 family protein, which produces MLVNAIVAYLHYLSLAIIFGSLCTELFTLKPDLTNKEGWRVLIADSAYGIAGVTVLITGVLRVLYLEKGAAYYTHQPVFWLKISIFILVGLLSLYPTFSFLMWIKNLRNQNSPEVSPEKINLLKTIIRLELVGFSLIPLFASMMARGIRLGL; this is translated from the coding sequence ATGTTAGTTAATGCGATAGTCGCCTATTTACACTATTTGAGCTTAGCAATTATCTTTGGTTCCTTATGTACAGAACTATTTACCCTTAAACCAGACCTAACCAATAAAGAAGGATGGCGAGTTCTTATAGCTGATAGCGCCTACGGAATTGCAGGGGTTACCGTCCTAATCACAGGTGTTCTCCGAGTTTTGTACTTAGAGAAAGGAGCTGCATACTATACTCATCAACCGGTTTTCTGGTTGAAAATATCCATATTTATCCTGGTTGGGTTATTGTCCTTGTATCCCACCTTTTCATTTTTGATGTGGATTAAAAATCTCCGTAATCAGAATTCCCCAGAAGTCAGTCCCGAAAAAATCAATCTGCTCAAAACTATTATTCGTCTAGAGCTTGTGGGATTTAGCCTAATTCCCCTTTTTGCTTCAATGATGGCAAGAGGAATTAGACTAGGATTATAA
- a CDS encoding cysteine synthase A, with translation MDIKRGFIGTIGNTPLIRLNSFSEETGCEILGKAEFLNPGGSVKDRAALYIIEDAEKKGLLRPGGTVVEGTAGNTGIGLAHICNAKGYKCLIIIPNTQSQEKIDALTTLGAEVRPVPAVPYKDPNNYVRLSGRIAQEMSNAIWANQFDNLANRCAHYETTGEEIWQQTGGKIDGWVAATGTGGTYAGVAMCLKEKNSNIKCVVADPLGSGLYSYIKTGKISIEGNSITEGIGNSRITANMEDVPIDDAIQINDQEALRVVYQLLRRDGLLMGGSTGINVGAAVALARELGPGHTIVTILCDSGSRYQSRIFNPEWLATKGLVMG, from the coding sequence ATGGATATTAAAAGAGGATTTATTGGCACAATTGGCAACACTCCACTAATCAGACTGAACAGCTTTAGTGAAGAAACTGGTTGTGAAATTTTAGGTAAAGCGGAATTCCTCAATCCTGGAGGATCCGTGAAGGATCGTGCTGCACTTTACATAATTGAAGATGCGGAAAAAAAGGGTTTATTAAGACCTGGTGGTACTGTAGTGGAGGGAACTGCGGGTAATACAGGGATTGGCTTAGCTCATATATGTAATGCTAAAGGTTATAAATGTTTAATTATTATTCCGAACACCCAGTCCCAGGAAAAAATAGATGCGCTGACAACATTAGGGGCGGAAGTTCGTCCAGTACCAGCAGTGCCCTATAAAGATCCTAACAACTACGTCCGACTGTCTGGTAGAATAGCTCAGGAAATGTCTAATGCCATTTGGGCGAATCAATTTGATAATTTAGCCAATCGTTGTGCTCATTACGAGACCACGGGGGAGGAAATTTGGCAACAGACAGGTGGTAAAATAGATGGGTGGGTAGCAGCAACTGGAACAGGGGGAACTTATGCTGGGGTGGCAATGTGCTTAAAAGAAAAGAATTCTAATATTAAATGTGTGGTTGCTGATCCCTTGGGTAGTGGTTTATATAGTTATATTAAAACTGGTAAGATAAGTATAGAGGGTAATTCCATCACCGAGGGAATTGGTAATAGTAGGATTACAGCGAATATGGAGGATGTTCCCATTGATGATGCGATTCAAATTAATGATCAGGAAGCTTTGAGAGTAGTGTATCAGTTGTTAAGAAGAGACGGTTTATTGATGGGTGGTTCAACGGGGATTAATGTTGGTGCAGCTGTAGCTTTAGCTAGGGAGTTGGGTCCAGGACACACTATTGTGACTATTTTATGTGATAGTGGGTCTCGTTATCAGTCGCGTATATTTAATCCTGAGTGGTTAGCGACTAAAGGTTTGGTAATGGGTTAG
- the ygfZ gene encoding CAF17-like 4Fe-4S cluster assembly/insertion protein YgfZ: MLTSLIDSEDRAAVYAAKTKTAVCDRSHWGRIEVTGEDRLRFLHNQSTNNLQSLQPGSGCDTVMVTSTARTIDLVTGYVLEDRVLLLVSPNRREFLLSWLDRYIFFADQVTLTDITEQTATFTLLGPESDTIISKLGAASLLSQPDGHHISINGIIFAVGTGLTIPGYTLILPRAEKQQIWQQLLDWGAVKLSDRHWEMLRISQGRPAPDAELTDDYNPLEVGLWQTVSFNKGCYIGQETIARLNTYKGVKQHLWGIKLKNCAQPGTIITISEEKVGKLTSYIETPEGHFGLGYIRAKAGGVGLTVEVGETQGEIVPVPFVSWEYPQ, encoded by the coding sequence ATGTTAACATCTTTAATTGATAGCGAAGACAGAGCAGCTGTTTATGCAGCTAAAACAAAAACTGCTGTTTGCGATCGCTCCCATTGGGGAAGAATTGAAGTTACTGGTGAAGATAGATTGCGTTTTTTACACAATCAAAGCACTAATAACCTTCAATCTTTACAACCAGGTAGTGGATGTGACACTGTGATGGTCACTTCCACAGCTAGAACCATAGATTTAGTGACTGGATATGTCTTAGAAGACAGAGTATTATTACTAGTCTCACCCAATCGGCGGGAATTTTTACTCTCCTGGTTAGACCGTTATATATTTTTCGCAGACCAGGTGACCCTGACAGATATAACCGAGCAAACAGCAACATTCACACTCCTGGGTCCAGAAAGTGATACCATAATCAGTAAACTAGGTGCAGCATCACTTCTGAGTCAACCTGATGGTCATCACATTTCAATCAATGGCATCATTTTTGCTGTTGGTACAGGATTAACTATACCTGGCTATACCCTAATTCTCCCCAGAGCAGAAAAACAGCAAATTTGGCAGCAACTCCTAGATTGGGGAGCAGTCAAATTGAGCGATCGCCATTGGGAAATGCTGCGGATTTCCCAAGGTCGTCCCGCTCCCGATGCAGAGCTAACGGATGATTATAATCCCTTAGAAGTTGGTCTTTGGCAGACAGTTTCGTTTAATAAGGGTTGTTACATTGGTCAAGAGACCATTGCCAGACTAAATACTTACAAAGGGGTAAAACAACATTTATGGGGAATTAAGCTAAAAAATTGTGCACAACCGGGAACTATAATTACCATATCAGAAGAAAAAGTTGGTAAACTTACCAGCTACATAGAAACTCCTGAAGGACACTTTGGGTTAGGTTATATTCGTGCGAAAGCAGGAGGCGTGGGTTTAACTGTAGAAGTGGGAGAAACTCAAGGAGAAATTGTGCCAGTCCCTTTTGTTTCCTGGGAGTATCCTCAATAA
- a CDS encoding peroxiredoxin — MALHLGDTVPNFTQASTHGEINFYEWASDSWVVLFSHPADYTPVCTTELGTVAKLKPEFDKRNVKAIALSVDDVESHQGWVGDIEETQSTTLNYPIIADPDKKVSELYDMIHPNAAANITVRSVFVIDPNKKLRLSFTYPPSTGRNFDELLRVIDSLQLTDNYSVATPADWKDGEDCVIVPSLKDPEVLKEKFPKGYQEIKPYLRFTPQPNK, encoded by the coding sequence ATGGCTCTCCATCTTGGTGATACAGTACCAAACTTTACACAAGCATCAACACACGGTGAAATCAACTTCTATGAGTGGGCGAGTGACAGCTGGGTAGTGCTGTTTTCCCACCCTGCTGATTACACACCTGTTTGTACCACAGAATTAGGCACAGTTGCTAAATTAAAACCCGAATTTGACAAACGTAACGTCAAGGCGATCGCATTGAGTGTGGACGATGTAGAATCCCACCAAGGATGGGTAGGGGATATTGAAGAAACCCAAAGCACCACACTAAACTACCCAATTATAGCAGATCCAGACAAAAAGGTTTCCGAGCTATATGATATGATTCACCCAAATGCGGCAGCCAATATTACAGTGCGCTCCGTATTTGTCATTGATCCCAACAAAAAACTTCGTCTTTCCTTCACCTATCCTCCCAGCACCGGACGTAACTTTGATGAGTTATTGCGGGTTATTGATTCCCTGCAATTAACTGATAACTACAGTGTAGCGACTCCAGCAGACTGGAAAGACGGTGAAGATTGCGTAATTGTACCATCCCTAAAAGACCCAGAAGTTCTGAAAGAGAAATTTCCCAAGGGTTATCAAGAAATCAAACCCTATTTACGGTTCACCCCCCAACCCAATAAGTAG